TAAAGGATCCACCATAGTTACATCCATATCTTTCCCCGCCAGTTCTTCCAGCGCTACCAGACTTACAAACGAATCCGGATGCTTGCGGATGTAGGCCATTTTGAGCGTGTCGGTTTGCAAAGCGATTTGCCGGAATCCCTGCATGACCGTTTCCATATAACCGGGACTTTTCAGCTCTTCGGGCGTAGGCGCCGGTTTTTTTGCCGCTTCCCGGTAATACACCATCACCGCATCCTTGTAATCTACGTATTGCCGATTGACAGCGCCGGCTTTGATCCGGGCGTTTTTTATGCTGTCTTTTCCGGAAATGGAGAGCTTGCCTTTCTCCAGGTACAGATCAATTGCATCCCCGTTTTTTCTCCATTTGGAGCCTAGTCCGTCATGATCGATGAACACATGCACCAGGGTAGGCATTTCCAGTTTGCCCTTGAAGGTAGCTTTGCCATGGTGCAATACGGCGGAATCAAGGACCTTGCTGTTAGACCAGGCATAATTGGAGATAAGATACGCTACAGCAGAGGGTTTTGCCTGTTTCAGCTGCACGTTCAGCTGGTAGTCGAAAGATTGGGCCATGGCGATGCCAGGCATCGTTAACGATGCTGCCAGAATAAGATGTTTCATGTAATAAAACTATTTAAGCATGATGAATAAGGCACAGGAGGGGAGTGGCTACCCATCCTGTGCTGTGGTCGGGTTACTGCGCGTACCCGGGGTTGGGTGTAAGGTTCGGGTTTGAAAGAATGTCGTTGGGCGGAATGGGCCAGTTGGCCATAAAGCTTTCCCAGGTGGCCGGCTTGGTGGGTGCTACCAGCTTCATCACTTCGTCGAGCTTGCCGGTCCTTTTTAGGTCGAAGAAGCGATGGCCGTACTCGGCGAACAGTTCAATCCGTTTTTCTTTTGCGATGGCGGCAAGGAGCGCGGTTTGGTTTCCGGGCTGGACGGCCGCCAGGCCGGCGCGTTTGCGGATCACGTTGAGATCGCCGGCGGCGTTGCCTTTGTTCTGCATTGCCCTGGCTTCAGCCCGGATGAGATATTGTTCCGCCAGTCGCAATGGTACCTGGTATTCTACGTTATTGGCGGGTGATTTGTATTTGGCGGGGAAGTAAACCTCCCTGGCCGGGTTTGTACCAGAAGCCAGGATGGTGGTCATCCGCAGCCATTCGGTAAACCGCTGGTCGCCGGGCTCAAAATCATGCACGAGGTTCTC
Above is a genomic segment from Chitinophaga pollutisoli containing:
- a CDS encoding TlpA disulfide reductase family protein, translating into MKHLILAASLTMPGIAMAQSFDYQLNVQLKQAKPSAVAYLISNYAWSNSKVLDSAVLHHGKATFKGKLEMPTLVHVFIDHDGLGSKWRKNGDAIDLYLEKGKLSISGKDSIKNARIKAGAVNRQYVDYKDAVMVYYREAAKKPAPTPEELKSPGYMETVMQGFRQIALQTDTLKMAYIRKHPDSFVSLVALEELAGKDMDVTMVDPLFKGLSANIRNTQSGKKFAQRIEAARQFAIGAPAPAFTQNDVDGKPVQLSDFRGKYVLVDFWASWCGPCRAENPNLLKAYNTFKDKNFTVLGVSLDMPGKKQDWLNAIAKDGLTWTHVSDLQGWKNEVAVRYNVKAVPTNFLIGPDGKIVAKNLRSERLHQELARILPQ